One Burkholderia thailandensis E264 genomic window carries:
- a CDS encoding sugar dehydrogenase complex small subunit, giving the protein MNNDTNPHARRSIDADEPMGGGLTRRQWLQRSLALTALGLAGSLTLHALAEAPSAAPLDAFMTLSEALTGKSGLNRAVGDRLLRALQKGSFELGDRLPKLAGALAANALTPDQEALALRILEAWYLGVVDNVVVTYEEALMFGVVSDMLVIRSYCPNKPGFWADKPIERQA; this is encoded by the coding sequence ATGAATAACGACACCAATCCCCACGCGCGTCGCTCGATCGACGCGGACGAGCCCATGGGTGGGGGGCTCACCCGACGCCAATGGCTGCAGCGCTCGCTGGCGCTGACCGCATTGGGCCTCGCTGGCTCGCTGACGCTGCACGCGCTCGCCGAAGCGCCGAGCGCCGCGCCGCTCGACGCATTCATGACGCTGTCCGAGGCGCTGACCGGCAAGAGTGGCCTGAACCGCGCGGTCGGCGACCGGTTGCTGCGTGCGTTGCAAAAGGGTTCGTTCGAACTCGGCGACCGCTTGCCGAAGCTCGCGGGCGCGCTTGCCGCGAACGCGCTCACGCCCGATCAGGAAGCCCTCGCGCTGCGCATTCTCGAGGCGTGGTATCTCGGCGTCGTCGACAACGTCGTGGTGACGTACGAGGAAGCGCTGATGTTCGGCGTCGTGTCCGACATGCTCGTGATCCGCTCGTACTGCCCCAACAAACCCGGCTTCTGGGCCGACAAACCGATCGAGAGGCAAGCCTGA
- a CDS encoding S8 family peptidase: MSVLVPLAGCGGGGDGGASGTPSAAAQPTAPTPAPAPAPSSGSSQSANSSTSTAACPVTQAASTAASESLAPSTVAYDAPVDHLIVKLQSAPATSASGARIMAATNDAARLDSLIQRVMSQWNAKSGNVRSYAQNVAPMNAVQVERTMSDGAALLALGQKMSADNAGALAQTFAADPDVAYAEPDRRVFARTVATDPSYSQQWNYFDPTAGIDLPNAWDVTTGLPSVVTAVLDTGYRPHPDIIANLLPGYDFISDINTGNNGHTRSPDATDPGDWVTQQELTDPSSPFYQCASAPSNSSWHGTQVAGIIGAAANNGIGIAGVNWYGKILPVRVLGKCGGTTSDIADAMRWAAGIPVAGAPTNLTPAKVINLSLGGTGPCGDTFQQAINDVIARGATVVVSAGNDGQATTLDRPANCKGVISVGATDSTGQRAWYSNFGSDITLSAPGSNILSTTNAGTTVPTTDAYGTHSGTSLAAPQVAGVAALMLSANPNLTPAQIAQKLASTARPSPATTSCLARAPGAGILDAGTVVASATK, encoded by the coding sequence ATGTCCGTGCTCGTTCCGCTCGCCGGTTGCGGCGGCGGCGGCGACGGAGGCGCAAGCGGCACGCCGTCCGCAGCCGCCCAGCCGACGGCGCCCACGCCGGCTCCGGCGCCCGCGCCAAGTTCGGGCTCGTCGCAATCCGCGAATTCGTCCACGTCGACGGCGGCCTGCCCCGTCACGCAGGCCGCATCGACCGCCGCAAGCGAATCGCTCGCCCCCAGCACCGTCGCGTACGACGCGCCCGTCGACCATCTGATCGTCAAGCTGCAAAGCGCACCGGCGACGAGCGCATCGGGCGCGCGCATCATGGCCGCGACGAACGACGCGGCCCGACTCGATTCGCTGATTCAGCGGGTGATGTCGCAATGGAACGCGAAGAGCGGCAACGTTCGCTCGTATGCGCAGAACGTCGCGCCGATGAACGCGGTGCAGGTCGAGCGGACGATGTCGGACGGCGCCGCGCTGCTCGCGCTCGGACAAAAGATGAGCGCGGATAACGCCGGCGCTCTCGCGCAAACGTTCGCGGCCGATCCGGACGTCGCGTACGCGGAGCCCGACCGGCGCGTGTTCGCCCGCACGGTGGCGACCGATCCGAGCTACTCGCAGCAATGGAATTACTTCGATCCGACGGCCGGCATCGACCTGCCGAACGCGTGGGACGTGACGACCGGCCTGCCGAGCGTCGTCACCGCGGTGCTCGACACCGGCTACCGTCCGCATCCGGACATCATCGCGAACCTGCTGCCCGGCTACGACTTCATCTCCGACATCAACACCGGCAACAACGGCCATACCCGCAGCCCGGACGCGACCGACCCGGGCGACTGGGTCACGCAGCAGGAACTGACCGATCCGTCGAGCCCGTTCTACCAATGCGCGAGCGCGCCGTCGAACAGCAGCTGGCACGGCACGCAGGTCGCCGGCATCATCGGCGCCGCCGCGAACAACGGCATCGGCATCGCGGGCGTCAACTGGTACGGCAAGATCCTGCCCGTGCGCGTGCTCGGCAAGTGCGGCGGCACGACGAGCGATATCGCCGACGCGATGCGCTGGGCGGCGGGCATCCCTGTCGCGGGCGCCCCGACGAACCTCACGCCCGCGAAGGTGATCAACCTGAGCCTCGGCGGCACCGGCCCGTGCGGCGATACGTTCCAGCAAGCGATCAACGACGTGATCGCGCGCGGCGCCACCGTCGTCGTCTCGGCCGGCAACGACGGCCAGGCGACGACGCTGGACCGCCCGGCGAACTGCAAGGGCGTGATCTCGGTGGGCGCGACCGACAGCACGGGCCAGCGGGCGTGGTATAGCAACTTCGGCTCGGACATCACGTTGAGCGCGCCGGGCTCGAACATCCTGTCGACGACCAATGCGGGCACGACGGTGCCGACCACCGACGCGTACGGCACCCACAGCGGCACGAGCCTCGCCGCGCCGCAGGTGGCGGGCGTCGCCGCGCTGATGCTCTCGGCCAACCCGAACCTGACGCCCGCGCAGATCGCGCAGAAGCTCGCGAGCACCGCGCGGCCATCGCCGGCGACGACGTCCTGCCTCGCCCGCGCACCGGGTGCGGGCATCCTCGATGCCGGCACGGTGGTTGCGTCCGCAACGAAATAG
- the mgtA gene encoding magnesium-translocating P-type ATPase codes for MTQRTPSKHKQRGFLRAGAHGDGGDRRPMRIERESAQPLADTLANLRTSERGLTTSDARERLLRDGPNEIAHDKPPHWSRQLLASFNNPFVYVLLVLAAISFLTDIYFAAPDDRDYVKITILLSMVTISVLLRFVQEFRSLRAAEKLKAMVRTTATVQRRADDASAPIKHDVPMRDVVVGDIVHLSAGDMIPADVRLIASRDLFISQAVLTGEALPVEKYDTLGAVAQKSADPASRHGGGDAGRHDRPSQGGSLLDLANACFMGTNVVSGTATAVVVATGGDTYFGALAKNVVSHKRIETSFDRGVSSVSWLLIRFMLVMVPVVFMINGLTKGDWLSALTFALAVAVGLTPEMLPMIVSANLARGAVAMARRKVVVKRLNSVQNFGAMDVLCTDKTGTLTQDKIILEHHLDASGRKNEDVLRLGWLNSFHQSGQKNLIDIAIVNRANQLGDWIKPQGYRKIDELPFDFVRRRLSVVVEDARGTHLLVCKGAVEEMLAVSTHVQDDEGVHPLDFAARKRLLAQANAYNEDGFRVLIVATRTIPRGDEREQYRTADERDLVVRGFLTFLDPPKESAAPALAALRENGVAVKVLTGDNPAVTLNVCRQVGLEPGRPLVGAEVEALDDVELEKVVERTTVFAKLTPLQKARIVKALQANGHTVGFLGDGINDAPALRDADVGISVDSGADIAKETADIILLEKSLMVLEEGVIKGRETFGNILKYLNMTASSNFGNVFSVLVASAFLPWEPMLAVQMLVLNLIYDTSQMLLPWDKMDPEFLKKPRKWEADNIGRFMLWVGPTSSVFDITTYVLMWTVFGAGALYHAQGGAAGQLVMNSGWFVESLVSQTLVVHLLRTRKIPFLQSTASLPVLLSTTIAIAIGCWLPFSPFSEALGFIRLPGSYWLWLVATMAGYIALAQIVKTLYVRRYKRWF; via the coding sequence ATGACACAACGCACTCCTTCGAAACACAAGCAACGCGGATTTCTCCGTGCCGGCGCGCACGGCGACGGCGGCGATCGCCGCCCGATGCGCATCGAGCGCGAATCCGCGCAACCGCTCGCCGACACGCTCGCGAACCTGCGCACGAGCGAGCGCGGCCTCACGACGTCCGACGCCAGGGAGCGGCTGCTGCGCGACGGCCCGAACGAAATCGCGCACGACAAGCCGCCGCACTGGAGCCGGCAGCTGCTCGCGTCGTTCAACAATCCGTTCGTCTACGTGCTGCTCGTGCTCGCCGCGATCAGCTTTCTGACGGACATCTACTTCGCCGCGCCCGACGATCGCGACTACGTGAAGATCACGATCCTGCTGTCGATGGTGACGATCAGCGTGCTGCTGCGCTTCGTGCAGGAATTCCGCTCGCTGCGCGCGGCCGAGAAACTCAAGGCGATGGTCCGCACGACCGCGACCGTGCAGCGCCGCGCCGACGACGCGAGCGCGCCGATCAAGCACGACGTGCCGATGCGCGACGTCGTCGTCGGCGACATCGTGCACCTTTCGGCGGGCGACATGATTCCCGCCGACGTGCGGCTCATCGCGTCGCGCGACCTCTTCATCAGCCAGGCGGTGCTCACGGGCGAGGCGCTGCCCGTCGAGAAGTACGACACGCTCGGCGCCGTCGCGCAAAAGTCCGCCGATCCGGCGAGCCGTCACGGCGGCGGCGACGCCGGGCGCCACGATCGCCCCTCTCAAGGCGGCTCGCTGCTCGATCTCGCGAACGCGTGCTTCATGGGCACCAACGTCGTGAGCGGCACCGCGACCGCGGTCGTCGTCGCGACGGGCGGCGACACGTATTTCGGCGCGCTCGCGAAGAACGTCGTCAGCCACAAGCGGATCGAGACGAGCTTCGATCGCGGCGTATCGAGCGTCAGCTGGCTGCTGATCCGCTTCATGCTCGTGATGGTGCCGGTCGTGTTCATGATCAACGGCCTCACGAAAGGCGACTGGCTGAGCGCCCTCACGTTCGCGCTCGCGGTCGCGGTCGGTCTCACGCCCGAGATGCTGCCGATGATCGTCAGCGCGAACCTCGCGCGCGGCGCGGTCGCGATGGCGCGGCGCAAGGTCGTCGTCAAGCGGCTGAACTCGGTCCAGAACTTCGGCGCGATGGACGTGCTATGCACCGACAAGACGGGCACGCTCACGCAGGACAAGATCATTCTCGAGCATCATCTCGACGCGTCCGGCCGCAAGAACGAGGACGTGCTGCGGCTCGGCTGGCTGAACAGCTTCCATCAGAGCGGCCAGAAGAACCTGATCGACATCGCGATCGTCAACCGCGCGAACCAGCTCGGCGACTGGATCAAGCCGCAAGGCTATCGCAAGATCGACGAGCTGCCGTTCGACTTCGTGCGGCGGCGCCTGTCGGTCGTCGTCGAGGACGCTCGCGGCACGCATCTGCTCGTCTGCAAGGGCGCGGTCGAGGAGATGCTCGCCGTCTCGACGCACGTTCAGGATGACGAAGGGGTGCATCCGCTCGATTTCGCCGCGCGCAAGCGGCTGCTCGCGCAGGCGAACGCGTATAACGAAGACGGCTTTCGCGTGCTGATCGTCGCGACGCGCACGATACCGCGCGGCGACGAACGCGAACAGTACCGCACGGCCGACGAGCGCGACCTGGTCGTGCGCGGCTTCCTCACGTTCCTCGATCCGCCGAAGGAATCGGCCGCGCCCGCGCTCGCCGCGCTGCGCGAGAACGGCGTCGCCGTGAAAGTGCTGACGGGCGACAATCCGGCCGTCACGCTGAACGTCTGCCGGCAAGTCGGCCTCGAGCCCGGCAGGCCGCTCGTCGGCGCCGAAGTCGAGGCGCTCGACGACGTCGAGCTGGAGAAGGTGGTCGAGCGCACGACGGTGTTCGCGAAGCTCACGCCGCTGCAGAAGGCGCGGATCGTCAAGGCGCTGCAGGCGAACGGTCACACGGTCGGCTTCCTCGGCGACGGGATCAACGACGCGCCCGCGCTGCGCGACGCGGACGTCGGCATCTCGGTGGACAGCGGCGCGGACATCGCCAAGGAAACCGCCGACATCATCCTGCTGGAGAAGAGCCTGATGGTGCTCGAGGAAGGCGTGATCAAGGGCCGAGAAACGTTCGGCAACATCCTCAAGTACCTGAACATGACCGCGAGCTCGAACTTCGGCAACGTGTTCTCGGTGCTCGTCGCGAGCGCGTTCCTGCCGTGGGAGCCGATGCTCGCCGTGCAGATGCTCGTGCTGAACCTCATCTACGACACGTCGCAGATGCTGCTGCCGTGGGACAAGATGGACCCCGAGTTCCTGAAGAAGCCGCGCAAATGGGAGGCGGACAACATCGGCCGCTTTATGCTGTGGGTGGGGCCCACGTCGTCCGTGTTCGACATCACGACCTACGTGCTGATGTGGACCGTGTTCGGTGCGGGCGCGCTCTACCACGCGCAAGGCGGCGCGGCCGGCCAGCTCGTGATGAACTCCGGCTGGTTCGTCGAGAGCCTCGTGTCGCAGACGCTCGTCGTCCATCTGCTGCGCACGCGGAAGATCCCGTTCCTGCAGAGCACCGCGTCGCTGCCCGTGCTGCTGTCGACGACGATCGCGATCGCGATCGGCTGCTGGCTGCCGTTCTCGCCGTTCTCCGAAGCGCTCGGCTTCATCCGCCTGCCCGGCAGCTACTGGCTGTGGCTCGTCGCGACGATGGCGGGCTACATCGCGCTCGCGCAGATCGTGAAGACGCTCTACGTGCGCCGCTACAAGCGGTGGTTCTGA
- a CDS encoding transporter, protein MKKMLPLAAAGALFAPAGAHADPPFTSDDANTQGDGNWQYELNVERTSKQPDIGRQQLWNTTLTRGVGERVDLYVQAPYTHVQTRSDEDGSGFGDVEIGAKWRVLERGPLSIAVKPRFTMPTGNDARGLGNARANAGATLLAQYDVARFQLLANAGLMYQPNRQDSLASIWQASGAIIYRATDKLRLGVDIGISRNPERGAGANPAYVIAGAIYTPRGWLDVDVGYRRGLNDQIYDHALMAGITVRW, encoded by the coding sequence ATGAAAAAAATGCTTCCGCTCGCCGCCGCGGGCGCCCTCTTCGCGCCCGCGGGCGCGCACGCCGACCCCCCGTTCACGTCCGACGACGCGAACACGCAGGGCGACGGCAACTGGCAGTACGAGCTGAATGTCGAGCGCACGTCGAAGCAGCCCGACATCGGCCGCCAGCAGCTCTGGAACACGACGCTCACGCGCGGCGTCGGCGAGCGCGTCGACCTGTACGTGCAGGCGCCGTACACGCACGTGCAGACGCGCTCTGACGAGGACGGCTCGGGCTTCGGCGACGTCGAGATCGGCGCGAAGTGGCGCGTGCTCGAACGCGGGCCGCTCAGCATCGCGGTGAAGCCGCGCTTCACGATGCCGACCGGCAATGACGCGCGCGGCCTCGGCAACGCTCGCGCGAACGCGGGCGCGACACTGCTCGCGCAGTACGATGTCGCGCGCTTCCAGTTGCTCGCGAACGCGGGCCTGATGTATCAGCCGAACCGGCAGGACAGCCTCGCGTCGATCTGGCAGGCGTCCGGCGCGATCATCTATCGCGCGACGGACAAGCTGCGGCTCGGCGTCGACATCGGCATTTCGCGCAATCCGGAGCGCGGCGCCGGCGCGAATCCGGCATACGTGATCGCGGGCGCCATCTATACGCCGCGCGGCTGGCTCGATGTCGACGTCGGCTACCGGCGCGGGCTCAACGATCAGATCTACGATCACGCGTTGATGGCGGGGATCACGGTGCGCTGGTGA
- a CDS encoding DNA-binding protein produces MKRDATEDGRRACGGHRDDDARDARAARPTRQVCDARAEMAAGDDGLDPPILAVLLQLREAAVDARGAPWSLAKLGKRAGVPMSTLRRTLTRLDAAGVTETMVRDDGAGRTALTAQGRRWCDALFAGGAHARCEDA; encoded by the coding sequence ATGAAGAGGGACGCGACGGAAGACGGGCGTCGCGCGTGCGGCGGACATCGCGATGACGACGCACGCGATGCGCGCGCGGCGCGCCCGACGCGGCAGGTGTGCGACGCGCGAGCGGAGATGGCCGCCGGCGATGACGGCCTTGATCCGCCGATCCTGGCGGTGCTGCTGCAATTGCGCGAAGCGGCCGTCGACGCGCGCGGCGCGCCTTGGTCGCTTGCGAAGCTCGGCAAGCGCGCGGGCGTGCCGATGAGCACGCTGCGGCGCACATTGACTCGGCTCGACGCGGCGGGCGTGACCGAGACGATGGTCCGCGACGACGGCGCGGGCCGCACGGCGCTGACGGCGCAAGGGCGGCGGTGGTGCGATGCGCTGTTCGCCGGCGGCGCGCACGCACGATGCGAAGACGCCTGA
- a CDS encoding PLP-dependent aminotransferase family protein, translating into MKRYEQLADDIDAMIRRGVYRPGERIPSVRQASVQHRLSITTVVRAYLVLESRGAIESRPQSGYFVRARQDAPELALHASTPVAVSSAVDVSRLVLSTLRSIARDDAVPLGSPYPDATPFPAQRIARHAHAIARRRTRWGVIDDLPPGNPELIRQIARRYLEGGVAVDPAEIVVTIGATEAINLCLQAVAKPGDTIAVESPTFYAMLHAIERLGMRAIEVATHPGEGIDLDALARILASERIAACMVMPNFQNPLGFLMPDERKRALVELLARHDVPAIENDVYHELYYGAARPSTLKAFDARGLVLHCASFSKSLSPAYRVGWAMPGRYRDQVEKLKFLNTLATPAIDQLAIAEYLKHDGYDHHLRRIRKLYAQQASMMAALVQRFFPDGTRLSRPRGGYVLWIELPGGVDAMELYRLALAQKITLGPGHMFSTTLAYRHCIRLNYSYPWSPQIEAAVKALGRLAAVCAKR; encoded by the coding sequence GTGAAGCGTTACGAGCAACTGGCGGACGACATCGACGCGATGATCCGGCGCGGCGTCTACCGGCCGGGCGAGCGGATTCCTTCCGTGCGGCAGGCGAGCGTTCAGCACCGGCTCAGCATCACGACCGTCGTGCGCGCGTACCTGGTGCTCGAGAGCCGCGGCGCGATCGAGAGCCGGCCGCAGTCCGGCTACTTCGTGCGTGCGCGGCAGGACGCGCCGGAGCTCGCGCTGCATGCGTCGACGCCCGTCGCGGTGTCGTCGGCCGTCGATGTGAGCCGGCTCGTGCTATCGACGCTGCGCTCGATCGCGCGCGACGACGCGGTGCCGCTCGGCTCGCCGTATCCGGACGCGACGCCGTTCCCCGCGCAGCGCATCGCGCGGCATGCGCACGCGATCGCGCGGCGGCGCACGCGCTGGGGTGTGATCGACGATCTGCCGCCCGGCAATCCGGAGCTGATCCGGCAGATCGCGCGCCGCTATCTGGAGGGCGGCGTCGCGGTCGATCCGGCCGAGATCGTCGTGACGATCGGCGCGACCGAGGCGATCAATCTTTGCCTGCAGGCGGTCGCGAAGCCGGGCGACACGATCGCCGTCGAATCGCCGACGTTCTACGCGATGCTGCATGCGATCGAGCGACTGGGGATGCGTGCGATCGAAGTCGCGACGCATCCGGGCGAGGGGATCGACCTCGACGCGCTCGCGCGGATTCTGGCAAGCGAGCGCATCGCCGCGTGCATGGTGATGCCGAACTTCCAGAATCCGCTCGGCTTTCTGATGCCGGACGAGCGCAAGCGCGCGCTCGTCGAGCTGCTCGCGCGGCACGACGTGCCGGCGATCGAGAACGACGTCTACCACGAGCTGTACTACGGCGCCGCGAGGCCGAGCACGCTCAAGGCGTTCGATGCGCGCGGGCTCGTGCTGCATTGCGCGTCGTTCTCGAAGAGCCTGTCGCCCGCGTACCGGGTCGGCTGGGCGATGCCGGGCCGCTACCGCGACCAGGTCGAGAAGCTCAAGTTCCTGAACACGCTCGCGACGCCCGCGATCGACCAGCTCGCGATCGCGGAGTACCTGAAGCACGACGGCTACGATCATCATCTGCGGCGCATTCGCAAGCTCTACGCGCAGCAGGCGAGCATGATGGCCGCGCTCGTGCAGCGTTTCTTTCCGGACGGCACGCGGCTGTCGCGGCCGCGCGGCGGCTACGTGCTGTGGATCGAGCTGCCGGGCGGCGTCGATGCGATGGAGCTGTACCGGCTCGCGCTCGCGCAGAAGATCACGCTCGGGCCGGGGCACATGTTCTCGACGACGCTTGCTTACCGGCACTGCATCCGGTTGAACTACAGCTATCCGTGGTCGCCGCAGATCGAGGCGGCGGTGAAGGCGCTCGGGCGGCTGGCCGCCGTGTGCGCGAAACGATGA
- a CDS encoding FdhF/YdeP family oxidoreductase, producing the protein MKTKEPDARIEPYAHPAGGWGALKQVAINLFKEKVPGGNYRALLRQNQPDGFDCPGCAWPDREHASTFEFCENGVKAVAAEATAKRVTPAFFAEHTVSSLLDQSDYALEQHGRLTDPMVYDAATDRYMPIAWSAAFELIAKHLRALDDPNRAAFYTSGRASNEAAFLYQLLVRCYGTNNFPDCSNMCHEATSRGLPATVGIGKGTVTLDDFELADTLLIFGQNPATNHPRMMGELRACAKRGATIVSINPLRERGLERFASPQHPAEMLTMSSTTIASTFVQPCVGGDLALIKGVAKRVVELDDAARERGDARVLDVDFIAAHTAGFDAFAADLREQDWAALVAQSGVPYEQIDALARLYARGERVIATWGMGITQHKHSVATVHMLSNLMLMRGNIGRPGAGLCPVRGHSNVQGNRTVGIEEKPSDAFLDRLGRVFDFAPPRGHGYDVVETIEAMLDGRIGVFIGLGGNFAMATPDTPRTWQGLRRCDLTVHVATKLNRSHLVHGREALLLPTLGRTEIDLQRGVAQGVTVEDSMCMVHVSYGMNPPASPNLLSEIAIVARLGHALFGSERIDWLGYMNDYAKIRDAIEASIEGFDDYNAQIARPGGFHLRVASREREWLTPSGRANFVVHALPADTPIQRARARHGKRLMTLMTTRSHDQYNTTIYALDDRYRGVFGQRRVVFANPDDLAMLGFEAGERVDLETVWDDGIERRVEGFLLVAYDIPRGCLGAYYPETNPLVPLDSVGDVCNTPTSKSIPVLMHRSASAAARAA; encoded by the coding sequence ATGAAAACCAAGGAACCCGACGCGCGCATCGAGCCGTACGCCCATCCGGCGGGCGGCTGGGGCGCGCTCAAGCAAGTCGCGATCAACCTGTTCAAGGAAAAGGTGCCGGGCGGCAACTACCGCGCGCTGCTGCGCCAGAACCAGCCGGACGGCTTCGACTGCCCGGGCTGCGCGTGGCCCGATCGCGAGCATGCATCGACGTTCGAATTCTGCGAGAACGGCGTGAAGGCCGTCGCGGCCGAGGCGACCGCCAAGCGCGTGACGCCCGCGTTCTTCGCCGAGCATACGGTGAGCTCGCTCCTCGATCAGTCCGACTACGCGCTCGAACAGCACGGCCGCCTGACCGACCCGATGGTCTACGACGCCGCGACCGACCGTTACATGCCGATCGCGTGGAGCGCGGCGTTCGAGCTGATCGCGAAACACCTGCGCGCGCTCGACGACCCGAACCGCGCGGCGTTCTACACGTCGGGCCGCGCGAGCAACGAGGCGGCGTTCCTGTATCAGTTGCTCGTGCGCTGCTACGGCACCAACAACTTCCCCGATTGCTCGAATATGTGCCACGAGGCGACGAGCCGCGGGCTGCCGGCCACGGTCGGCATCGGCAAGGGCACGGTGACGCTCGATGATTTCGAGCTGGCCGACACGCTGCTGATCTTCGGCCAGAATCCGGCGACGAACCATCCGCGGATGATGGGCGAGCTGCGCGCATGCGCGAAGCGCGGCGCGACGATCGTGTCGATCAATCCGCTGAGGGAGCGCGGGCTCGAGCGCTTCGCGAGCCCGCAGCATCCGGCCGAAATGCTGACGATGTCGAGCACGACGATCGCGTCGACGTTCGTGCAGCCGTGCGTCGGCGGCGATCTCGCGCTCATCAAGGGCGTCGCGAAGCGCGTCGTCGAGCTCGACGACGCGGCGCGCGAGCGCGGCGACGCGCGCGTGCTCGACGTCGATTTCATCGCCGCGCACACGGCCGGCTTCGACGCGTTCGCCGCCGACCTTCGCGAGCAGGACTGGGCCGCGCTCGTCGCGCAAAGCGGCGTGCCGTACGAGCAGATCGATGCGCTCGCGCGCCTCTACGCGCGCGGCGAACGCGTGATCGCGACGTGGGGGATGGGCATCACGCAGCACAAGCATTCGGTTGCGACCGTGCACATGCTGTCGAACCTGATGCTGATGCGCGGCAACATCGGCCGTCCGGGCGCGGGCCTCTGCCCCGTGCGCGGGCATTCGAACGTGCAGGGCAACCGCACGGTCGGCATCGAGGAAAAACCTTCCGACGCGTTTCTCGACCGCCTCGGCCGCGTGTTCGATTTCGCGCCGCCGCGCGGCCACGGCTACGACGTCGTCGAGACGATCGAGGCGATGCTCGACGGCCGCATCGGCGTGTTCATCGGCCTCGGCGGCAACTTCGCGATGGCGACGCCCGACACGCCGCGCACGTGGCAAGGGCTGCGCCGTTGCGATCTCACCGTCCATGTCGCGACGAAGCTCAACCGCAGCCATCTCGTGCATGGCCGCGAAGCGCTGCTCCTGCCGACGCTCGGCCGCACCGAGATCGATCTGCAGCGCGGCGTCGCGCAGGGCGTGACCGTCGAGGATTCGATGTGCATGGTCCACGTGTCGTACGGGATGAACCCGCCGGCGTCGCCGAACCTGCTGTCGGAGATCGCGATCGTCGCGCGGCTCGGGCACGCGCTCTTCGGCAGCGAGAGGATCGACTGGCTCGGCTACATGAACGACTACGCGAAGATCCGCGACGCGATCGAGGCGAGCATCGAAGGCTTCGACGACTACAACGCGCAGATCGCGCGGCCGGGCGGCTTCCATCTGCGGGTCGCGTCGCGCGAGCGCGAATGGCTCACGCCGAGCGGCCGAGCGAACTTCGTCGTCCACGCGCTGCCCGCCGACACGCCGATCCAGCGCGCCCGCGCGCGCCACGGCAAGCGGCTGATGACGCTGATGACGACGCGCTCGCACGATCAGTACAACACGACCATCTACGCGCTCGACGACCGCTATCGCGGCGTGTTCGGCCAGCGGCGCGTCGTGTTCGCGAACCCCGACGATCTCGCGATGCTCGGCTTCGAAGCCGGCGAGCGCGTCGATCTCGAGACGGTGTGGGACGACGGGATCGAGCGGCGCGTCGAAGGCTTTCTGCTCGTCGCATACGACATTCCGCGCGGCTGCCTCGGCGCGTACTACCCGGAGACGAATCCGCTCGTGCCGCTCGACAGCGTCGGCGACGTCTGCAACACGCCGACGTCGAAGTCGATTCCGGTGCTGATGCACCGATCGGCGAGCGCCGCGGCGCGCGCCGCGTGA
- a CDS encoding bestrophin family protein — translation MIVRPREHWFRMLFVWNGSVLKSILPQLALMSAVSVVALLTNGRILGEKVPLNPTPFTLAGLALAIFAAFRNNASYDRYWEARKLWGGVLTAARALTSQALGYDASADGASFARATAGFVYALKHQLRGTDPAEDLRARLPADWLEPVLAARHRPVAILHALRGRLAGRHRGGALTDTQLWMLDAQLNELGAKLAGCERIASTPIPFPYHVLLHRTVYAYCVMLPFGLVDSIGIATPFVSVFVSYTLIALDAIAGEIAEPFGDGPNHLALDALARQIERSLLELAGLPLPDEIRAGPSYRLS, via the coding sequence ATGATCGTCAGACCGCGCGAGCACTGGTTCCGGATGCTGTTCGTCTGGAACGGTTCGGTGCTCAAATCGATTCTGCCGCAGCTTGCGCTGATGAGCGCCGTGAGCGTCGTCGCGCTGCTGACGAACGGCCGCATTCTCGGCGAGAAGGTGCCCCTCAATCCGACGCCGTTCACGCTCGCGGGCCTCGCGCTCGCGATCTTCGCCGCGTTTCGCAACAACGCGAGCTACGACCGCTACTGGGAGGCGCGCAAGCTGTGGGGCGGCGTGCTGACCGCGGCGCGCGCCCTGACGTCGCAGGCGCTCGGCTACGACGCGAGCGCCGACGGCGCTTCGTTCGCGCGCGCAACGGCGGGTTTCGTCTATGCGCTCAAGCACCAGTTGCGCGGCACGGACCCCGCCGAAGACCTGCGCGCCCGCCTGCCCGCCGACTGGCTCGAGCCCGTGCTGGCCGCGCGCCACCGGCCGGTCGCGATCCTGCACGCATTGCGCGGCCGGCTCGCCGGCCGGCATCGCGGCGGCGCGCTGACCGACACGCAGCTGTGGATGCTCGACGCGCAGCTCAACGAGCTCGGCGCGAAGCTCGCGGGCTGCGAACGGATCGCCTCGACGCCGATTCCGTTTCCGTACCATGTACTGCTGCACCGGACCGTCTATGCGTATTGCGTGATGCTGCCGTTCGGGCTCGTCGACTCGATCGGCATCGCGACGCCGTTCGTGTCGGTATTCGTGTCATACACGCTGATCGCGCTCGATGCGATTGCAGGCGAGATCGCGGAGCCTTTCGGCGACGGGCCGAACCATCTCGCGCTCGATGCGCTCGCGCGGCAGATCGAGCGCTCGCTGCTCGAACTCGCCGGCCTGCCGCTGCCGGACGAAATCCGCGCCGGGCCGAGCTACCGGCTGTCGTGA